From the genome of Tautonia marina, one region includes:
- a CDS encoding WD40 repeat domain-containing protein has protein sequence MTSLVVLFVMTGERSGPSLKNVRSLKAPSTPIQSLCFSPVALKIASCDTSGRLTLWELPEDRPWDEWGGRDQKIKCVAFSPNRDLMAWGTWDGRIVFWNLKTRTRTRTLHDREASISVLEFSPDGKTLVSADVTGSLSLWNVASGQLRKVHETRFRMITALDVSSDSRSVTAAGLDSQGGRLLVFDLPSGEPRQQLRLAPRSIVRTLEFLPGDDQVLWLDVGYQQLRRWALNQEESEVLLDEHHRLTSFALSPDGTTVAVGTSEGEVNLRAWKTLQVTHRFKKQPNPIQALDFSHDGRFVAVGGLLSGLIVWNP, from the coding sequence ATGACCAGCCTGGTCGTTCTGTTCGTCATGACCGGAGAACGCTCTGGCCCATCTTTGAAGAATGTCCGGTCCCTGAAGGCGCCGTCCACTCCGATCCAGTCGCTCTGCTTCTCTCCAGTGGCATTGAAGATCGCCTCGTGCGATACGAGTGGCCGGTTGACGCTCTGGGAGCTTCCGGAGGATCGCCCCTGGGATGAGTGGGGGGGAAGGGACCAGAAGATCAAATGTGTGGCCTTCTCGCCGAATCGGGACCTCATGGCCTGGGGAACCTGGGACGGTCGCATCGTGTTCTGGAACCTGAAGACTCGGACGCGGACACGAACCCTGCATGATCGGGAGGCGTCGATCTCGGTTCTCGAATTCTCGCCTGACGGCAAGACGCTGGTCTCAGCAGATGTCACGGGAAGCCTCTCACTGTGGAATGTGGCGTCGGGACAGTTGCGTAAGGTTCACGAAACACGATTCCGAATGATTACGGCCCTCGACGTGTCGTCCGATTCCCGATCGGTGACGGCGGCGGGACTCGACTCCCAGGGGGGAAGGCTCCTGGTCTTCGACCTTCCGAGCGGCGAGCCCCGGCAGCAGTTGCGCTTGGCTCCGCGCAGTATTGTTCGAACCCTGGAGTTTCTGCCCGGCGATGATCAGGTGCTCTGGCTGGATGTCGGATACCAACAGCTCCGAAGGTGGGCGTTGAACCAGGAGGAATCGGAGGTCCTGCTCGACGAGCATCATCGGCTGACCTCGTTCGCACTTTCTCCCGATGGGACAACGGTTGCCGTGGGAACCTCGGAGGGAGAGGTCAACCTGAGAGCCTGGAAAACACTTCAGGTAACTCACCGGTTCAAGAAGCAGCCGAACCCAATCCAAGCCCTCGATTTTAGTCACGATGGGAGATTTGTCGCTGTGGGTGGGCTTCTCTCCGGGCTGATTGTCTGGAACCCCTGA